AGATGAAGGTATTCCAATCCACGCTTATTTCTCTAAGCCTGATTGGGATTCGCCTTATTATTGGAATAAAGAGATACCTTGGCCGGACAACAAAACGGATCGAAACCCTAATTATAAGATTAGTGAGCATCCTGAACTTTGGGAGCAATTCGTTCAATTTACTCACACCCAGATAAGGGAATTGTTGATGGGATATGGTGATATTGAATGTTTATGGCTTGATGGTGGATGGGTCAACCCCTCTAACCTGGGGCAAGACATTCGAATCGGAGAAATTGTTAATGAGATCCGTAAGGTGCATCAGCCTGGTTTAATATGTGCAGATCGTACTGTTGGTGGTGCCTATGAGAACTTTATTACACCAGAGCAAAGCAGACCTGAGGCTCCTATCTTTGTTCCTTGGGAAAGCTGTATCACCCTGGGTAGAAGCTTTACATTCAGGTATGATGATACGTACAAAACACCTCGTGAAGTAATCCACTTGCTCATTGATATCGTTGCCAAGGGAGGTAACTTAGCATTAAACATTACACCGCAGCCTGATGGAAGGTTACCACATCAGGGTATCCAAGTTTTAAAGGAGTTAGGTAAGTTCTTAACGACTTATGGTGAGGGTATCTATGGTACAAGGGTCTGCGAACCTTATATAATTAATCAATATGCATTCACAAAGAAAGAAAATTGTTATTTTGTTTACTATTTGTATAAGGAGGGAGAAAGAATAAAGCACTCTTTCACCATTCCAATTCAATGTGATGTCACTGATATCCGAGAGATGGGTACTGGAGAATCTTTAGGTTTCAGTAGAAGTGATGCTGGATTAGAGATTCAGCTGAAGGAAAGAAGCGATATCAACACTCAATATGTTGAAGGCTTTACCTTATATCTCAAGTAGCAAAAGAACCTATAGAAATGACTTGTTAATAGGGTCAATTCTATAGGTTTTTTCATTCTAAGTACTCTTAATACTAGTACCTTTATCCTGCTATCTTAAGCGATGTTCCAATGCTTGTGCTGATTCATGAATGAGAGAACCCTCATAATTAGAATACGCTTCAATATAGTAATCACCTTTCTTACCAGTAGACATAACACCTTCAAATTCATTGTTAACTAATGGAATAAACGTTTCATCGTGATTAGCGGTACCTTCATAATCAGCACCATTATACAATTTTACTTTTCCCTCAATGTAATAAGGCTCATAGTCCATTGTTATAATAAAATAATCTGCAGCATTGACATACATCTCTTTAGCTATAGGTTGATAGGATTGAATATCAATACTACGACCTGATAAGACTATTTTATGAGGTACTTGATTAAGTTCCTCATAGTTACTCATTTCACCAGCAGAAAAGATGAGTATATTTCCACAGGCAATCTCCATTTCCTGAACGTTAATAAACTCGAGGTATTCCATTCGTACGTGGCTTTCAGACTTTATTACAAGATTCTTTAGTTCAATGAAGTCTGGTAAGTCACAATAACCGTTCCGAACATCCACTAAGAGTTCATCTTTTAAGGTTTCTTTATCTATCACTTCTAACTTTACTTCTTGATCAGATTGAACTTGGAGATCAACTTCATTAGGTACTTCGATAGTGATAACTGTATCATAGTAATTATAATTAACTTGTTCATACAATAAAGCATAGTAAATTTCTTTAATGGCATTGTCCCTTGATATTTGTTCCCGTAGATCGAAGTTATGATTCTTCTGATCAAAGACTACATTTAATGTCCCTTCTTCTATAACAGTTTCTACGAGTATTTCACTAAATGGATCTCTTGTACTTTTGATATGTAATTGTTCATCAGGACTTTCTTTTATAATGAGCTTAGATCGCCATATATTTGATGTTATATTGACATGATTGATAACTTCTCTAGTGGAATAGAGTTCCAATGATTCAGTAACATCGACTTCTATACTTACTGCATCACTGGTAACAATAGCTGCAACTTCAAAACCATAATAAACAGTTCCCATAATACCACCAGCTATTAAAATAAGGGCTAAAATAGCAGCGATTTTACGCTTCATATCCATCACTCCCTTCATAATCGAGTTCAGGAATAAGATCTGTACGTGTACCAACTCGTATATACATAAATCGTGTTTTAAGCCAACTGATATATTGTACAATGCAATATTTCATTACTCCAAAAATACTTCCATAGACTATCCAGAACAGAAGTAATAATCCTGTTGCAAACAGCGATAAGGATAGGCCTAGACCAGTAAAAGCATCACCTATCTGACCAAGTAATAAACTCGCTGGATAAGCTGCTATAGTACATAAGGTTCCGAAAAACAATGCTCCACCTGCTAATAAGATACCCCCGATGATGAAACCTGCTGGGAACAGTAATACAACCGTTAGTAGGATATAAAATAATTTCTTCAGCCAACTTGGACTTTTGGGTCTTATACGTATCTGTATATTAGATGGTAAATGCCTATTGATTGCCTCTTTGATTTTAATACACCTCTCTCCTACAGTCTTATTAAAACGCTTAAACTTAGGTCCAATATTTCTCTTAATATTCCCCCAAAATTCAACTATTTTATAATATAAAGCGGAGTCTTTAAAGCTTTCCTGATTTTTATTAGTCGCTCCATTTTCTGTTCTCATTTCCTGTATGAGGTCCCTGGCTATAGCTTTGGGTGATCCTAAAGCCTTTATAACCTCCTCTTCACTTTTTCCTTCTATTTCACCATTTAGAAAATACTCTTCGTAATCCCGGAGTATATCGTTAAGTTCGTATTGGCTAAAGTGATCTTCTAGATAATCCTTAAGAATATCAAGAAATTCTTTTTTATTCATCCCCGTTAATCCCCTTTCTATATAGGCTTATTATCATATTGACATCTTCAACAAAGCTATCCCATTCATCCACCATGTTCTTCAAATTACGTTTTCCTTGTTTGGTGATCTTATAATATTTTCTAGAAGGTCCTTCGCTGGATTTTACGATATATGTATCAAAGTTACCCTCTTTCGTTAAACGTCTCAATAAAGGGTATATGGTACTCTCTTTTACCGTCATTACCTTGGAAATATGATCTACAATTTCATAACCATACATGTCTTTACTGTTCACCAAAGTCATAACGCATATCTCTAGCACACCTTTTCTCAGTTGGGTACTCATTGGCAAGCCCCTTTCGTACTTGATATAAGAAGTGATTCACCGACTACTGTGCAATACATAATAGTGAGCAAAAAGAAAACTACTATGCATTACATAATAGCTTTATGGTTTCATCTTACCACACTACTATGTTTTACACAATAGCTTTTTAGAAAATTTTTCAAATTATAATTTGTCTTTATCTCCTGCTTCATCTTTTAATTGAATAAGTCTCTGTTTAAGTTCTTTTATAACATCGGAATAGGCTTCATCCTCATAGCGATTATACATTTCACAAGGATCTTTTACTAGATCAAAGAATTCCCATTCTGGTTCTGTAGAATCATCAATAGATCCTGCTGTACCTAGAGCTTCACCATAATAGTAGATTAATTTATATTTCTTAGTTCGAATACCGTAGTGAGCTGCTACACCATGATGGGCTAAATGCATCCAATAGCGATAATACATGTCCTCTCTAAATTCTTCCTCTTCTTTTTCTTCTAAGACTCTTCGGAAACTCTTACCCTGCATATCCTCCGGTATAGCAACTCCTGCAAAATCTAGAAGGGTTGGTGCAAAATCTAGGTTAAGAACCATTTGCTCTGTTGACAGACCTTCTTTTATCTTTTCAGGATATTTAACAAGGAGAGGCATTCTTAAAGATTCTTCATACATAAAGCGTTTATCAAACCATCCATGATCACCTAAGAAAAAGCCTTGGTCCGAGGTATAGATGACAATAGTTTCTTGGTCTAAATCTTCTTCCTTAAGATAATCTAATAACCTGCCTACATTATCATCCACCGATGCTACGCAACGAAGATAATCTTTGATATAACGCTGATACTTCCAGTTCTTCAGTTCTTCTAAGCTATCAAACTTGACTTCTTCCCCATCTCTTGTCGTAAAGGTATAGCCTTCTAAATCATCAGGCATTGGTATTCGAAGTCGATTAGTTTTCCTAGCATAATCACCTTCATTATTAGTTGGAATGGCATTCCCTACCTCAAGAATATTAGCAGGTGTTTCAATCTTTAGGTCATTTGAGTTCATATCTTCTACGATACGCATCTTAGCTCTTTTCGCTGCTTCTGATCGATTTTCATAGTTATCATCAAATGTAGTAGGAATAGGAATATCCACATCTTTATACATGTCTTTATGTTTGTCATCAGGCTGCCATGGACGATGGGGAGCTTTATGATAACATAACAAGCAGAATGGTTGATTATTCTCTCTCTCTTTTAACCAATTGATAGACTGGTCCGTTACAATATCAGTTGCATATCCTTCAAATACTTTGTTTTCTCCCATTTCATTCATCACGGGATCAAAATAATCACCTTGCCCTGGGAAGATGGTCCAATAATCAAAACCTCTTGGCCAATTCTTTTCTTCCTGACCTAGGTGCCACTTACCTATCATTGCAGTAGAATAACCTGCTTTCTTTAGCTCTGTGACGAAGGTATTTTGACTGCTATCAAAATGATCATCTAGGGTTCTAACGCCATTCACATGTGAATGCTTGCCTGTTAGTATGACTGCTCGACTAGGTGCGCAGATTGCATTAGTGCAAAAACAATTATCAAAACGCATCCCCTCATTAGCAATCCTATCTAAATGAGGTGTGGTGTTGATTTTACTTCCGTAACAGCTCATGGAATGAGCTGCATGATCATCAGTCATGATAACGATAATATTAGGTCTTTTCAAAGCATCATCCTCCTATTCTAATGAATCATACTCTTCTCTAAGCAAATATTTAAAAAGGCCGCTGCAGTCCATAGTTGACTCTTTGACCCTTTAATCTCTCCTGTTATAGCATCTACCAACTCATGGAATGTTCCGTCATCACGGCAAGTTCTTGCAAGAAGAGCTATATTGTAACCAGATAAATCTTCATGTGTAGCTTTTTCTAGGGCTCTGATGAAGAATCGATCTACAAAAGGCCATGTTGAGTCGTTATGGTTAAAAGGTTTGATTGCATAATTCTCAGTATCCAGATCAAAAAAGGGATAAAAGAGTGGAACCCCTTTATTAGTTTTTGGGTAACTAAGAAGCAATTCTTTAGCCTCTTCTCCCTCAACGATACCATGCAAAACAGCAAACGCAGTACCAAGAGCCTCTCTTCTTTCTGTTACTATCCCATTAGCGTCTTTATAATAAGCTAGTGTTCCATCCTTTAACTTTAACTCTTTTATGATGGCCTGCTTAAGGTTACTGGATTGTCTTGCCCACATTTTTTCTTCCTCGCTTCTACCTAGCGCCTTAGCTGCTAACGTCATACGGTCCATGGCTGCTTTGTATAAACAATTAGTTGATAACGACTTGATCATAGCACAATCTGTAATACTCCAATGAGAAGGATAACCATTAGCTTTAAATTGTGGAAAATGGATATCAATAAAACAAGCTTGCCCCCTGTATAAGCCATCTTCTTCATCATAAAAGGGTCTATAGTAATTCTCGAAGAAATAACAAGCTATTTCATAGAACCATACCAATTCTTCCTCATTATCCTTAATGAGATCATATGTACACCAAATCCACACCACATCATCGGTTCTTCTCGTTATTGGACCGCCTTCAAATAACTTTTTATTAACAGCATCTTCTCTTTCTATAGGCTGTATCACTTTCCAGGGTGCTTTTATATCATTCATAACATAGTCTTTTGTGACATTAAAGCCCTTTTGCTTACGAATTTCTCTTGTATGTTTGATACTTTTTAACATCAACTCAGGATAGAGTTGATTGAGG
This window of the Vallitalea okinawensis genome carries:
- a CDS encoding alpha-L-fucosidase → MADNIKNGVHGCSAADDYIQPTDPLVVEKLESFRDRKIGLMIHWAPVTQLGITESWPQVDTEAEWSQKDIDWTNDMDSFRREYRDLHKTFNPIRFEPKKWASLAKECGFQYLLFTTKHHDGFCMWDTETTDYKITSKNCPFHKHSYKDIVKHLFNAFRDEGIPIHAYFSKPDWDSPYYWNKEIPWPDNKTDRNPNYKISEHPELWEQFVQFTHTQIRELLMGYGDIECLWLDGGWVNPSNLGQDIRIGEIVNEIRKVHQPGLICADRTVGGAYENFITPEQSRPEAPIFVPWESCITLGRSFTFRYDDTYKTPREVIHLLIDIVAKGGNLALNITPQPDGRLPHQGIQVLKELGKFLTTYGEGIYGTRVCEPYIINQYAFTKKENCYFVYYLYKEGERIKHSFTIPIQCDVTDIREMGTGESLGFSRSDAGLEIQLKERSDINTQYVEGFTLYLK
- a CDS encoding DUF1700 domain-containing protein, with product MNKKEFLDILKDYLEDHFSQYELNDILRDYEEYFLNGEIEGKSEEEVIKALGSPKAIARDLIQEMRTENGATNKNQESFKDSALYYKIVEFWGNIKRNIGPKFKRFNKTVGERCIKIKEAINRHLPSNIQIRIRPKSPSWLKKLFYILLTVVLLFPAGFIIGGILLAGGALFFGTLCTIAAYPASLLLGQIGDAFTGLGLSLSLFATGLLLLFWIVYGSIFGVMKYCIVQYISWLKTRFMYIRVGTRTDLIPELDYEGSDGYEA
- a CDS encoding PadR family transcriptional regulator, which codes for MSTQLRKGVLEICVMTLVNSKDMYGYEIVDHISKVMTVKESTIYPLLRRLTKEGNFDTYIVKSSEGPSRKYYKITKQGKRNLKNMVDEWDSFVEDVNMIISLYRKGINGDE
- a CDS encoding sulfatase family protein, whose protein sequence is MKRPNIIVIMTDDHAAHSMSCYGSKINTTPHLDRIANEGMRFDNCFCTNAICAPSRAVILTGKHSHVNGVRTLDDHFDSSQNTFVTELKKAGYSTAMIGKWHLGQEEKNWPRGFDYWTIFPGQGDYFDPVMNEMGENKVFEGYATDIVTDQSINWLKERENNQPFCLLCYHKAPHRPWQPDDKHKDMYKDVDIPIPTTFDDNYENRSEAAKRAKMRIVEDMNSNDLKIETPANILEVGNAIPTNNEGDYARKTNRLRIPMPDDLEGYTFTTRDGEEVKFDSLEELKNWKYQRYIKDYLRCVASVDDNVGRLLDYLKEEDLDQETIVIYTSDQGFFLGDHGWFDKRFMYEESLRMPLLVKYPEKIKEGLSTEQMVLNLDFAPTLLDFAGVAIPEDMQGKSFRRVLEEKEEEEFREDMYYRYWMHLAHHGVAAHYGIRTKKYKLIYYYGEALGTAGSIDDSTEPEWEFFDLVKDPCEMYNRYEDEAYSDVIKELKQRLIQLKDEAGDKDKL
- a CDS encoding MGH1-like glycoside hydrolase domain-containing protein: MVYKEAGLILGEDYLKDELGRVESHQLQETNHKKEINISKTTELVEKMIHVALHDVEANIIEVEDVKYFGAGKKFGAAVFTRDIALAGILALNQLYPELMLKSIKHTREIRKQKGFNVTKDYVMNDIKAPWKVIQPIEREDAVNKKLFEGGPITRRTDDVVWIWCTYDLIKDNEEELVWFYEIACYFFENYYRPFYDEEDGLYRGQACFIDIHFPQFKANGYPSHWSITDCAMIKSLSTNCLYKAAMDRMTLAAKALGRSEEEKMWARQSSNLKQAIIKELKLKDGTLAYYKDANGIVTERREALGTAFAVLHGIVEGEEAKELLLSYPKTNKGVPLFYPFFDLDTENYAIKPFNHNDSTWPFVDRFFIRALEKATHEDLSGYNIALLARTCRDDGTFHELVDAITGEIKGSKSQLWTAAAFLNICLEKSMIH